The Megalobrama amblycephala isolate DHTTF-2021 linkage group LG1, ASM1881202v1, whole genome shotgun sequence genome segment ATGTTGGCATAGACTGCCGTCGAGAGGTTGTACTGTAGGGGTGCGCGCGAGTGACATGGCTGCTCAAACTCGAGCTCTCGTAGCGGCGCGATGGCTCGCGGACGCTGTCAAAAGCAACCGAGTGGGACCAAATCTGCGGATATTAGATGCATCTTGGTATTTACCTAAAATGAAACGCAACCCCAGGGCCGAGTTCGAACAAACTCACATTCCCGGAGCTTCGTTTTTCGACATCGACGAGTGTTGTGACAAAAGCTCAGAGTTTGATCACATGCTTCCTCCCGAGGGCGAGTTTGCAGACTATGTGGGTAATCTGGGAATAGGGAACAACACTCATGTCGTTGTTTACGATGCCAGCGACTTTGGCTCGTTCTCTGCGCCACGGGTGTGGTGGATGTTTAGGGTGTTTGGGCACAATTCCGTGTCGGTTCTGGACGGGGGGTTAAAGAACTGGTTAAGGGAGGGTCATCCCGTTACCGACCAATATAGTAAACCAGCGCGTGCCGACTTCAAATCGTCCTTTAACAAGTCCTGGGTCAAAACTTATGAAGACGTTTTGAACAACATTAAAACCAATGCATTTCAAGTAGTCGACGCCAGAGCCAATGGACGATTTCGTGGTGTTGAACCAGAGCCAAGGCCAAGTAAGTATGGATTGTTAGTTGTCATGTTAGACAATTATTTCCCAGTACTAATATctaaacattattaaattaagATATGTTTACTTGAGGAGAAATAAAAATGACgtcatgaaaatgacaaaatattaagtcttgttttctgaaaaatgtatcaaaattgtaagtttatgcttaaaaaaagaaaaaaaaaaactgcaaatagGGTAAGacaaataatcttgttttccctttgaattaagtGTATCTTTCTCACCCCGTTGGCAGCTATTTTTTCtagttttaagcataaactcacttaattttgctacatttttcagttaattagacttaaaggtgcaatatgtaagattttctgtccgctagaggcctattcaaaacaaaggcgtagcttgatgacgccaagtttgagcgcggaatcttgggacatgtggtcttcacctcacagccggtgcaaaagaatatggattggactcgggaagaaatcatgttcatggatgcgattattaacgttactgtagtatgaagcagagcaggactgagtgttgtgggagctgaacgaggccgctggagcgattgctcaacacacgcctcacgagcagcgggacttttattatgccacagtcgctggCGCTGCTTccacttttccggtcatgagtatgaggtaacagctctgtttatcatattagatacatttgagtgtgttgaaaatgttataacgttactatAACGTTCGGCGCCTGCTACCAGACACTTGTTTCACACTGCAGTAAGacagatcgattttagaatatcatattaaatgctggatggcttgtgttgataaatggcatgcaattaattttaaaacatattgtatgatggagaaaatgctgtattattgttactaaaattaaagctgcatctgattatgctatgttagctacttcacaaaaaagctttttctctgaggcatggtaaagcatggtactcgcaaaaaattaagaaaattagatttaaacaataagactaaacgtgttgagctatataacaacaatttgttttctgtctataaatgtaaacagttgttcccttgtcttttaaaacatgtaaatataaaggcgtctttggtgtttccatggtttctacaaaataaaacaggaaactgagagtaacgcgggtatgacgcaattgacaggcgactcctcacacgtcccagagccgttgttaaaattgcaattttctcacgatttacaaataattggaaacatttgggatattgtaagtactcaagtgaacaaaatatataacactggcctagtggtttttggatattttactgcaaaaatattacatattgcacctttaatatattaagTCATTCTGCTTCTCAAGtaatatcttgatttaagaatgtttagatattttatgtACCACTGTATGACATTACAAAAGTATATTTTGGCTCAAAACAGAAGAATGGAGTTATGAAAATTAAGGCAGATGCTTTCAGTCTatgaatgcatgcatgcacGTTATCACTTTTACTCTTTGCAAGGACTTTAGTTTGCAAAAACGTTGTGCATACTACCAGTTTCAACTATTGATAGCCTTTTAATTCTCTACAGTAATGCAGTAATAGCAATGTCAAACAGTGCAATAGTTtatctaaaactattttaaatgacgttttttaaacttttatttattgcatGCATTTTGTAACCACATTCATATGGACTTCTAAGTTATTTATAAAGTAGTCTTATAGAACATAACACCTGGTACAATAACCAAAGATTTATTTATAGACAtaactcatttatttatttagatatttatcAAAAATGCAAAAGTGCAATTGTCTTGTTTCTCTATATTCTCTGTCTTATATCTTAGACACAGAGCCTGGTCATATTCCTGGATCCATCAACATGCCTTTTCAGAGCTTCATGGACCCGACAACAGGTCTAGAGCATCCTGTGGAGGAACTCACCAAGCTCTTCCAGCAGGCTGGAGTTGACATGCAGAAGCCCTTCTGGGTCACCTGTGGCTCAGGTGTGACAGCCTGTCACATCGCCCTCGCCGCTCACCTGTGCGGCCACCCGGAGGTCTGTCTGTACGATGGGGCATGGTCCGAGTGGTTCGCCAAGGCTGCACCTGAACATGTGATCTCTGAGGGAAAGGGAACACAGCCATGATTAATGGTTTCTCAGACACCTTTTCTTTGGAATAAAGAACTGATGACTAATGGTATCACAAGACTAGTAATTGTCTTGTAATTTTCTTTCTGAAATTTTTGCACAATAAGATTAAGTACTGCACTATTCTACTACTGCATATGCATTTAAGCCTTTTCTGGGTAAAATAACAGTTATATAAATCTAAGAATAGAGTTACAAGAATTGATAGCTTAATTCGGCTGTCCAGAATAGAGAAGACAATC includes the following:
- the mpst gene encoding 3-mercaptopyruvate sulfurtransferase, giving the protein MAAQTRALVAARWLADAVKSNRVGPNLRILDASWYLPKMKRNPRAEFEQTHIPGASFFDIDECCDKSSEFDHMLPPEGEFADYVGNLGIGNNTHVVVYDASDFGSFSAPRVWWMFRVFGHNSVSVLDGGLKNWLREGHPVTDQYSKPARADFKSSFNKSWVKTYEDVLNNIKTNAFQVVDARANGRFRGVEPEPRPNTEPGHIPGSINMPFQSFMDPTTGLEHPVEELTKLFQQAGVDMQKPFWVTCGSGVTACHIALAAHLCGHPEVCLYDGAWSEWFAKAAPEHVISEGKGTQP